A section of the Spirosoma pollinicola genome encodes:
- a CDS encoding SusC/RagA family TonB-linked outer membrane protein, producing MTNKYPPVGQRVPFLGILCLTLLFCTNVFAQTARFTIKGRVTDADKLALPGTTVVIVGTTLGTTTDADGNYTFPVTLKPGPVTVAFTAIGYETLRQNTTLGNADEVTINAQLVAATTNLDEVVVTGSTLSAPKRELGNAISTIKATDLQQTGSGNLINSLQGKVPGAQITQNSGDPAGGISIRLRGIKSLVGSSDPLYVVDGVIVSNASTNVSQLAIANDVGNANVGQNRLSDINPDDIATLNVINGAAAAAQYGSRAANGVVIITTKRGQSGKAQVTFSTSFNVNELRKSVPVNTYGKQFGFAALRLYPIGGISAAQIAANPGTTTTSIYRDGTNTPLATNLVDVQRYNYFDQIFRTGYGTDNNLSVSGGRDNTQYYVSFGYLKNEGIIKGTDFTRYNLRARIDQRLASWAKISVGLSYINSLSNEKANGNVFYSPINSVNITNNIYDITKRDAAGNLQAVEPTRVNPLSTIEDMKFSQSVSRTINSLQLNLTPLKGLSIDYIVGVDAYSQFGKNYIRPYPYQAVAGLPAARYPGGFAATATNQSLQFNNDLNAQYEHQFNDKFKINSAIGYSYQYFQADYSYNSGQNLAPFIETVNGASSTTLGVAYNLDRFSLSGLFAQATFGYKNLAFITGAVRRDQSSKFSTSQTNQYYPKVSGSFIVSDLDFWKNISGGNAFNSLKLRASYGEAGNLSGIGSYARFYQFSPVAFLGKNTITPGTQLANPEVQPERMAELEGGADLSFLSGRIGLGITAYHQKITNLVVNRTLAPTTGGTSIVNNVGSMENKGFEIVLDATPIKTKNLSWDVTFIYNQNRNKVLDLGGLPIINPDASSASGTPVNLIVGQPVGVFYGTAYARNTDGTLLLSPSGFPQSERASAQANGAIDYTPARNSDGTLDVTKPTANVIIGNPNPKWTGSFSTNLAYKKLNLHVLLDMVQGVDVFNADKRTRQGVGLGDYAEQELRGTLTRGYIFGIYNTQEFRVDKGSYTKLREVSLSYTLPTFVKAISRLTLSAVGRNLYSWDKYTGFDPETNAGGNNDLLRGIDFGNVPIPRTYQLKLSATF from the coding sequence ATGACAAACAAATACCCACCCGTTGGGCAACGTGTTCCTTTCCTTGGGATACTTTGCCTAACCCTGCTGTTTTGCACAAACGTATTTGCGCAGACCGCTCGCTTCACAATCAAAGGCCGCGTAACAGACGCGGATAAACTGGCACTGCCCGGCACCACCGTAGTGATTGTTGGCACAACGCTTGGCACCACAACAGATGCCGACGGAAATTACACCTTTCCCGTAACCCTAAAGCCGGGCCCAGTAACCGTTGCGTTTACGGCCATCGGCTACGAAACACTTCGTCAAAACACCACATTAGGTAATGCGGACGAAGTTACGATAAACGCTCAGTTGGTAGCCGCCACCACCAACCTCGATGAAGTTGTAGTAACGGGATCTACCCTGTCAGCACCCAAACGCGAATTGGGCAATGCCATCAGCACAATTAAAGCAACCGATTTGCAACAAACGGGTTCGGGTAACCTGATCAACTCGTTGCAGGGCAAAGTACCGGGTGCGCAGATTACACAAAACTCCGGCGACCCTGCTGGTGGAATCAGCATTCGTTTACGGGGTATCAAGTCGTTGGTTGGCTCATCGGACCCGCTGTACGTGGTCGATGGGGTGATTGTTAGCAATGCAAGCACCAACGTGTCGCAGCTTGCCATTGCCAATGATGTGGGTAATGCCAACGTGGGTCAGAACCGACTCTCGGATATTAATCCCGATGATATTGCAACGCTCAACGTAATTAATGGCGCGGCTGCTGCGGCTCAGTATGGTTCGCGGGCGGCCAACGGCGTTGTTATTATTACAACCAAGCGTGGTCAAAGTGGTAAAGCACAGGTTACGTTCTCAACTTCATTCAACGTCAATGAACTACGCAAAAGCGTACCTGTCAATACGTATGGCAAACAGTTTGGCTTTGCGGCTCTGCGTCTGTATCCGATTGGTGGTATTTCGGCAGCCCAGATTGCGGCCAATCCCGGTACCACAACGACCAGTATTTACCGCGATGGCACGAACACGCCATTGGCAACCAATTTGGTGGATGTGCAACGGTACAACTATTTCGACCAGATTTTCCGGACGGGTTACGGTACAGATAATAATCTGTCTGTTTCGGGTGGCCGCGACAACACACAATATTATGTGTCGTTTGGCTATCTGAAGAATGAGGGGATTATAAAAGGAACCGATTTCACCCGGTATAACCTCCGCGCCCGCATTGATCAGCGACTGGCCAGTTGGGCAAAAATATCGGTGGGGTTAAGCTACATCAATAGCCTTTCCAACGAGAAAGCGAACGGGAACGTATTCTACAGCCCGATCAACTCGGTCAACATTACCAACAACATCTACGACATCACCAAGCGCGATGCGGCTGGAAACTTGCAGGCTGTGGAGCCCACGCGTGTAAATCCACTCTCGACCATCGAAGACATGAAGTTTTCGCAGTCGGTGAGCCGGACAATCAACAGCCTTCAGTTGAATCTGACCCCGCTGAAAGGGCTAAGTATAGACTACATTGTGGGGGTTGACGCCTACTCGCAGTTTGGCAAAAACTACATTCGGCCCTATCCGTATCAGGCAGTGGCCGGTTTGCCAGCCGCCCGCTATCCGGGTGGATTTGCCGCTACCGCTACCAACCAGTCGCTGCAATTCAACAACGACCTGAACGCGCAGTATGAGCATCAGTTCAACGATAAGTTTAAGATAAACTCGGCTATCGGGTATAGCTACCAGTATTTTCAGGCCGATTATTCCTACAACAGTGGGCAAAATCTGGCCCCATTTATTGAAACCGTTAATGGGGCCAGTAGTACAACGTTGGGCGTTGCCTATAACCTGGATCGCTTTAGTTTGAGTGGGTTGTTTGCACAGGCTACGTTTGGTTATAAAAATCTGGCCTTTATTACTGGTGCCGTCCGTCGCGACCAGTCGTCGAAATTCTCGACAAGTCAAACCAACCAGTATTACCCTAAAGTGAGCGGTTCGTTCATTGTGTCGGACCTCGATTTCTGGAAAAATATATCGGGTGGCAACGCATTCAACAGCCTGAAACTACGGGCTAGTTACGGCGAAGCGGGTAACTTGTCGGGTATTGGTTCGTATGCTCGTTTCTACCAGTTTAGCCCAGTGGCTTTTCTGGGTAAGAATACTATAACGCCGGGTACACAATTGGCTAATCCCGAGGTGCAACCCGAACGCATGGCCGAACTCGAAGGCGGTGCTGATTTATCGTTTCTGAGCGGTCGGATTGGGTTGGGCATCACTGCCTACCATCAGAAGATCACCAATCTGGTTGTAAACCGGACGCTGGCCCCAACAACTGGCGGTACCAGTATCGTTAACAACGTAGGCTCGATGGAAAACAAAGGATTTGAAATTGTTCTGGACGCAACGCCCATTAAGACCAAAAATCTGAGCTGGGATGTAACCTTCATTTATAACCAAAACCGCAACAAAGTTCTTGATTTAGGCGGTCTGCCCATTATTAACCCCGATGCATCGTCGGCATCAGGAACGCCGGTTAACTTAATTGTTGGCCAGCCGGTTGGTGTTTTCTACGGCACCGCTTATGCCCGCAATACAGACGGCACGTTGCTGCTTTCGCCTTCGGGTTTCCCGCAGTCCGAACGGGCAAGTGCCCAGGCAAACGGTGCTATCGACTACACGCCGGCGCGTAACTCCGACGGTACATTAGACGTGACCAAACCAACGGCCAACGTGATCATTGGTAACCCAAACCCAAAATGGACGGGTTCGTTCAGCACCAATCTGGCGTATAAAAAACTGAACCTGCATGTTCTTCTGGATATGGTTCAGGGTGTTGATGTTTTCAACGCCGACAAACGGACACGGCAAGGTGTTGGCCTGGGCGATTATGCCGAACAGGAATTACGCGGTACGCTGACGCGCGGTTATATCTTCGGCATCTATAACACGCAGGAGTTTCGGGTTGACAAAGGTTCGTACACCAAGTTGCGCGAAGTCTCCCTCAGTTACACCCTGCCTACATTTGTTAAGGCCATTAGTCGCCTGACACTATCGGCAGTAGGTCGTAACCTGTACTCATGGGACAAATACACGGGCTTCGATCCGGAAACCAATGCCGGTGGCAACAACGACTTGCTGCGGGGCATCGACTTCGGAAACGTTCCTATTCCACGTACCTACCAACTTAAACTGTCAGCGACATTCTAA
- a CDS encoding S9 family peptidase yields the protein MINQTLSRWLLGIAILLAHLATAQQAKQRYTNLQQALSSGRELAGSAGPRSVNWIEGGSKFSFIDGQNIKTLSPKDQKEDVVFDGSHLKFPGTDKPFSYGSFQWSKDSKNILFQANFRPVYRRSGVSDYYVYAVADKSLKLVAKDAQTAELAPDGSKVGYERGGNLFVFDFSTQKEMQLTDDAKAAFYNGRFGWAYEEEFGLAQAWDWSPDSKFIAFWQSDERKVPIYKLTDYKGFDEKFDSLPYPRVGDQNPIVRIGVIEIANKAKQWMKVDLGRDGEPDGYIPRIYWTSQEGQLALMHLNRKQNHLRLFMANARTGDAKQIMEEKSTTWVDVFDFFAGINHLIYFPAGVQEFYWVSDRDGFAHLYRYDYTGKLLNAVTSGKWEVSYVHHIDPKTKKVYFTSTEASPLERQLFVIDVDGRNKRRLTTVPGRHAVNFSPNGQYFIDRYSNVSTPTQVELRDTKGQLIKTLETNTKVKDYLAGHEFAPKELSSFTTSDGQQIDISIIKPLNFDPTKKYPVMLDIYGGPGAQSVYNEFSASAWHQWLAQTGYIVVGVNNRGSGGYGREFEKVVYEKLGKYESLDFAETAAYLAKQPWVDANRMAIRGHSYGGYMSSYTMLTHPGVFKVSLVGAPVTDWRLYDSIYTERYMGLIPENEEKYKASAVTTYAKNLAGKMFIAHSTMDENVHVRNTFQLMNALEDAGKDADLRIYPPGTHGVAYSSGTQLLLFQQYTSYLETNLKGSPVN from the coding sequence ATGATCAATCAAACTCTTTCTAGATGGCTGCTGGGTATTGCCATCCTGCTGGCGCACCTGGCCACTGCTCAACAAGCTAAACAACGCTATACGAATCTTCAACAGGCGCTATCGTCTGGTCGGGAGTTAGCCGGATCTGCCGGGCCACGTTCTGTAAACTGGATTGAAGGCGGCAGCAAATTCTCCTTCATCGACGGGCAGAACATCAAAACGCTTTCACCAAAAGATCAAAAGGAAGACGTCGTTTTTGATGGCAGTCACCTAAAATTTCCCGGTACCGACAAGCCGTTTTCGTACGGCTCGTTTCAATGGTCGAAAGACTCGAAGAATATTCTGTTTCAAGCTAATTTTCGGCCGGTCTACCGGCGGTCGGGGGTGTCGGATTATTATGTGTATGCGGTTGCCGACAAGAGCCTGAAACTCGTGGCCAAAGATGCACAAACCGCCGAACTGGCTCCCGATGGCAGTAAAGTCGGTTACGAGCGGGGTGGCAATCTGTTTGTTTTTGATTTTTCGACACAGAAAGAAATGCAACTGACCGACGATGCGAAAGCCGCTTTCTATAACGGTCGTTTTGGCTGGGCTTATGAAGAGGAATTTGGCCTGGCGCAGGCCTGGGACTGGTCGCCGGACAGTAAGTTCATCGCTTTCTGGCAGTCCGACGAGCGGAAGGTGCCGATTTACAAACTAACGGATTACAAAGGGTTCGATGAGAAATTCGACTCACTGCCGTACCCACGTGTTGGCGATCAGAATCCAATAGTGCGCATTGGCGTTATCGAGATCGCGAACAAAGCCAAACAATGGATGAAGGTCGATCTAGGTCGCGACGGCGAACCGGACGGCTACATTCCGCGCATCTACTGGACATCGCAGGAAGGCCAGTTAGCTTTGATGCATTTAAACCGCAAACAGAACCATCTGCGGCTATTTATGGCAAATGCCCGCACAGGCGATGCCAAACAGATTATGGAGGAAAAATCAACGACCTGGGTCGATGTATTTGATTTCTTTGCGGGTATCAATCACCTGATCTATTTTCCGGCGGGTGTTCAGGAGTTTTACTGGGTATCAGATCGCGATGGTTTTGCCCACTTATATCGCTACGATTACACGGGTAAATTGCTTAATGCGGTTACAAGTGGTAAGTGGGAGGTAAGCTACGTTCATCACATCGATCCGAAAACGAAGAAGGTGTATTTCACGTCGACCGAAGCATCACCGCTGGAACGGCAGCTATTTGTTATTGACGTAGATGGCAGAAATAAGCGTCGGCTCACCACTGTTCCCGGTAGGCACGCCGTCAATTTCTCGCCCAATGGCCAGTATTTTATTGACCGTTACTCAAACGTGTCAACACCTACGCAGGTGGAACTACGCGACACAAAAGGGCAACTTATTAAAACCCTAGAAACTAATACTAAAGTAAAGGATTATCTGGCCGGTCATGAGTTTGCACCCAAGGAATTAAGCAGCTTTACTACCTCCGATGGACAGCAAATAGACATTTCGATCATCAAGCCACTCAACTTCGATCCCACAAAAAAATACCCAGTCATGCTGGATATTTACGGCGGGCCGGGAGCGCAGTCAGTCTATAATGAGTTTTCGGCATCGGCCTGGCATCAGTGGCTGGCGCAAACGGGCTACATTGTGGTTGGCGTAAACAACCGGGGCAGCGGAGGCTACGGCCGTGAATTTGAAAAAGTTGTTTATGAGAAACTAGGGAAGTACGAGAGCCTGGATTTTGCTGAAACGGCGGCTTATTTAGCTAAGCAGCCGTGGGTCGATGCGAACCGTATGGCGATTCGCGGGCACAGCTACGGCGGCTATATGAGTAGCTATACCATGCTTACCCACCCCGGCGTGTTCAAAGTCTCGCTCGTGGGCGCACCCGTTACGGACTGGCGGCTCTATGACTCCATCTATACCGAACGATACATGGGTTTGATTCCCGAAAATGAAGAGAAATACAAAGCCAGCGCAGTAACGACCTATGCAAAGAATCTAGCTGGAAAAATGTTCATAGCCCACTCGACAATGGACGAAAACGTCCACGTTCGGAATACGTTTCAACTAATGAACGCGCTTGAAGATGCCGGAAAAGATGCTGATCTGAGGATATATCCACCCGGTACTCACGGTGTAGCTTACAGCTCAGGGACGCAGCTACTGTTGTTTCAGCAGTATACCAGTTACCTGGAAACGAATTTGAAAGGTAGCCCAGTAAATTAA